The Fibrobacterota bacterium region TTCTTGTGGTCGCCTTTATTGAAGTAGACCGCGGCCACGTTCTCGACTCCGCTTCGGCCCTGCAGGCTGCCGAGAGCGTAGGCTGCCTTGAACTCCTCCAAGGCCCGGTCGTAGCGGCCCTGGGCGAAGAACAAGGTCCCGCGCTTAAGGCGTATCTCGGGCTTCTTGATGCCCGCCTTGACCGCGTTCTCCAAGGCCAAAAGGGCCAGGAAATCGTCTCCCTTCTTTTCGTGGAGGGCGGCGATGCGCATGTAGTATTCGGACCGTTTGGGATCGATGACCAGGCCGTCTTCATAAGCGCGCACGGCCTTGCGATCGTTGCCGCCCAGCTCGTAAAGCTGGCCCAGGTAGAAATAGAGATCGGCGCCGGGCAGGGGGATGATGAGCAGGGCGTCTTCCATCACCTTTTCGGCGGCTTCATAATCGCGGATGCGCGCGTTGGCTTCGGCCATGGCCAGGTAGATGTCGGCCTGATCGGGATCGATCTTCAGGGCGGCATCGAAGTTCTGCAGGGCCTCGGGGACGTCCCCGGCCTGCAGGGAGAGTTCGCCCAGCATCTGATAGGCCCGCATATTCGGCCCGTCGATCTCGAGGGCGCGCCGATAGCAGGGGAAGGCATCGCCCACCGCGCCCATGAAGGCATATACGTCGCCCAAGGTAAGCCAGGCTCGCGTGAAGGTGGGCGCCTCTTCCAGGCTGCGGCGATAAGCGACGATGGCCTTGTTATAGGCCTTGGTCTGCACGTGGCAATTGCCGAGGTTGAACCATGCGAAGGCTCGGTTGATGGAGATCTTGCCCTTGAGGGCGACCAGCCGGTATTGTTCGGCGGCGGCCAGGTAATCGCCCTTCTCGTACAGCTTATTGCCGAGGGCGAGCGGATCCTTGGGCGCCTGGGAAGTATCGGCGGGAGCGGCGCCGGCTTGGGCGCGGGCGGGCGCGACGGCGGCGAGGGTCGCGAATAGGCAAAGGGTGGCGCAACGGATCGCGGCCTTCATCTTTTTAAGGTTGATCAAAGGTATACCGCCGCTTGAAACGTTGCCGCACCGCCATCTTCTGAAGGGTAGCGGGCTTGAATTGCAGGGACCTGGCTTGGGCGATGGCGGCGGCGGCGAACCCGTAGCCGTTCGGCTCCTCCTTCACGACCATGATCTGTTCCACGCGCCCCAACTCATTCACCACGAAAGTCACGTCGACGATGCCCGTTACGCCTTCACGGGCGGCCCTAGGGGGATAGGCGGGCGAGGGATCGGCTCCGACGATTTTCGCGTCCGTATCCGTCTGGCCCATCTCATAAGTCATGGCCGCCATACCCGGCCCTTGCCCGGCATCCATGCTGCTGCCGATGGCTCCGGTGCGGCTACCGCCCGATACCAAGGCCAGTCCTTCGCCGCCGGCCGGGCTCAAATCGATCTTGAGGCCGCCGCCGGGGGTGGAGGGCCGGGCCGGATTGGGCTGGGGCGGATCGAGAGACGCCAGTTTGATCTCTTTGATCTCGTGCTTGACCAGTTTTTCGGTAGGCGGCTGCGAGAAGGAAAGTTCCGTCACCACCTGATGGGCCGACTTGGGCGCGTTGGCATGCTTCTGGATCAGCACCTGGATATAGGGAACGAGCAAATACAATCCCAGGTTCACGGCCACCGCCGCGACCAGGATGATCGACTTCTCGAATGCTCGCATCAGGCGCATGGCTCGCGGGCTATTCCTTCAGGGACGAGATGGAGACCTTCTTCACGTTGGCCAGGTTGCATTCGTCCAGCACGTCCACGGCCTTCGAGATAGAGGCGTCGCGATCGGCTACGATCACCACCGCCCGGTCCGGATCCTCGGACATGTAATGCTTCAGCACGCTGCCCAGGGCCTTGAGGCTCACGGGGCTCTCGTTCACGTGGATGGCGCCTTCCTTGGTCACCCCGATCAAGAGGGGTTGACGCGGAAGCGACTTGGAACTGCTGGCCTTGGGCTTGTTGATGTCGATGCCGGTCTCGCGGGTGAAGCTGCTGGTCAAGACGAAGAAGACCAGCAGGAAGAACAGCATATCGATCATGTTGATCAGGTTGATTTCGGCCACCCGCCGTGGCCTGCGCCGCAAGCCGAAATCGTCGCCGCCGATGGCGCTCACGCTATGCTCCCTTCGCTAAGCCCATGGTCAGGCCCATGGGCCGACCAGATCCGGATCAATTTCGTCGCGCCCGCCACGCATTCGTCCTCGATTGCGTCGGCGCGCTTTTGCAAATGGTCATGGCAGATGAGCATGGGGAAGGCCACCACCAGGCCGGCTTCCGTCACCATCAGCGCCTGGGCGATGCCGCCCGCCATCATGGACGGATTCCCGGCCCCATAGAGGGTGATGACCCGGAAGGTTTCCATGATGCCCATCACCGTGCCGGCCAAGCCCAGCAAGGGCGCCGCGCCGGCCAAGACCGCCAAGGTACCCAGATGCCTGGACAATTCCGGTATCGTGCCATGCAAGGCCTCCTTGGCCCGCAGGACCATGGCTTCTTGCCCGAAAGGGCGCGCATCGGAAATGGACCGGGCCACCTGGCCGAACAGACCCTTGGCGCGCGCGGCCTCGGCGGTTCCGGCTTGCGCCGCGCCGATCTGGGACTTGCCGGCGCCTCCCAGAAAGCGAAGCGGTTTGCCGTCCAGCTTGCGGAAGGTCCACCAGCGCTCCAGGATCAGGAACCAGCCGACCTGCCCCGCCAGGAAGATGGCGCCCATGATCCAACCGCCTTGGGCGATGATGCGCCAAACGTCGAATACGGTTTGCCGGAGCGCGTCGTTCATCCCTTCGGCCATACCACGTTCAACGCCTTGAGCGCGTAGAACTCCATGTCCGACACGATGCGGTCCACGCGGTTGGCGAGGAAGTTATGCCCCAGCAAGGTGGGGATGGCGATCAGCAGGCCCGTCTCCGTGGCGATGAGCGCCTCGCCGATGCCGCCGGCCAAAAGCTTCGGATCGTTCACGCCGTGCTGGGTGATGACCTGGAACATGGCGATCAGGCCCGACACCGTTCCCAGCAGGCCCAACAATGGCGCCGCCGCCGCGAACACAGAGAGCGTGGTCAAATGCCGCTCCAGGCGCGGCACCTCGTGCAGAAGAACCTCTTTCACGTCCTTCTCAGCCAATTCGCGATCCTTGTTGCGATTCGCCGCCACCGCACCGATCACCTTGAGGATGGGGCTGGAAGGCTGCTCGCGGGCCAGCTTCAACGCCTCTTCGGGGCTGTTCGCGAGGCTATCCACCGCTTTCCCGTACGCCTTGACGCCGCCTGCGCGGCTGCGGACCACGGTGAAAAGCTTGGAGAAGAACATGTACAGCACGAACAAAGGAATGATGAGCAACGGCCACATGAATACGCCGCCCGTCCTCACGGTATGCATCAGGCTTTTCCAAAAACTCTTCTCTTCCTTCTGGATATAGGCTTTGCCCTGGACCTGGTTGGGCAGGATGTCCACGGGGATGGCGACCGCGCCCGTGGCGCCTTTTTCCATGGCTTCCAGATTCTTCGCCAAGGCCGAACTGGCTTCGACCGGAAGATTCTCGCGCCAATCGTAAGGGTTGATGGCCCCCGAGCCCCCGTCCTTCAAGAGCAGTCCCGCCGCTCCGGTCTTATCGTCCCGGTAGGCCGAGGCCACCAATCCGATGCGGAGCAAGGCGCCTTCCCCGCGGCTCTTGTCCGCGCGGGTGAAATCCCGCTTCTCCAGGGTGATCTCCCGCGAGAGGGCCATTTCGGAAGCGTAGAAGCCCGCCAGGTCGGATAGGATCTCGGCGGGAGCTTCGCGCTTGGATTCGGCGGCCTTGCGGATCTGGTTGAAGCGCTGCATGCGTTCGGGGACCTTGGCCGGGAAGCCCTTCTCCACGTTGTTCGACATCTCGCCGATGCGATCGGAAAGCTGCGACGCCAACGAAAGGAATTGCACCTTCGCGTTCTCGGCCTGGGCTTCCGCCTCCTCGGCATCCTTCTGCAGGCTTTGGATCTCCTCATGCAGGCGATCCGCCTCCTGGTTCTTCACCTCCAATTGGTTCTTGAGATCGTCGTAGGACTGGTTGAACTTTTCGCGCGCGTCCATGTCACCGCGCTTGTCCTCCCAGCGCTTGGCGATCACCTTGTCGCGCAATTGCCTCGCCTTCTCCAGCTCATCCTTCAAGGCTTCGATCTTGTCGGCGTTCTCGTTCACCGACACCTGCGCCCGAAGGCGCAAGGGCGCCGCTGCGATCATGAGCGCGGCCAGGGACAATTTCAAACCGGTCGCGGCCTTCATTTTCCGCCCTCCACCAGCTTAGGCGCTTGGAAGGGGAGGCTCACCAATTGCGGCGCCACCTTGCCTTGGGCCACCTTCATGGCGGTGAAGATATTGTCGCGGATCTCGGGGGAGACGTCCGCCTCGTGCCAAACGTAGCCGGTATCGGCCTTGGCCAGCCAGGCCGCGGTCTTACCGTCGTCGCCGGCGAAGGCCAGCAGGGCCGCCCCCAGGCGCACGAAGCTGCCTTCCTTATCCGAGCCGTCCGCCGAGCGGTAACTTCCCCGGTACACTTCGGTCTCGTAAGCGAAGTCGAGGTTGGCCTGGGAAAGGGTGAAGAAGCGGTTCAATCCTTCCTCTACGCCTACCGTGCCGTTGTCCAAGGCAGCGGCCAGATCCTCGAGATCGGCCGCGCGCTTTTCGCGATCGTAGGGGAAATCCTTGCGTACCGTGGCGGCCAAATCCCGGGTTTGCTTGGCGAACGCTTTCAGGAATTCCTTCTGGCGGGACTGGTACTGCGTCGACTGGGCTTTGAATGACGCCTTCTGTTGCCGCGCCCTTTCCTGCTGGCGCTTCAGGCTATCGATGCGGCCGCCCGTCGCCCGCAATTGTTCCTGCAAGGCTTTCAGCTTGGCGGCCTTCTCGGCCTCGAAATCCGTCGCGCGCTTACGCTCGGATTTATGGAGTTCCTTTTCGCGCTCGATTTCCTTGTCCACCCGATCCAACTCACGCTGGACCGAAGTCAGGGTCTCCTGGGCGCGGGCCGGGATGAGGAATAAGCACAGTACGCAAACCGATAACAATGCTCTGATAGGCAAAGAGTTCTCCTCCGTATCCATTGGACGCGAACAAACTACCAAAGGGCGCGCGTCCCCAGCCACCGCGAAGACGAAAAACGGCTTTTGGGGCTATTTCAGGGGTGGCCGGATATCGATGGCGGGCGTCGTTTTCGAAGCAGGCATCGTATTCAGGGCGGACGCAGCTGGCGCTCCTCCCGGAAAGCGATCTTCCCCGTAGAAACGGAGCAGGTCTTCCAAGTCCGGGCGGCAGCCTCCGCAGCCGGTGCATACCCGTAGGCGCGCGCTCAGATCGTCCACCGTGGAACATCCCGCTTCGATGGCGGCCACGATGGCGGGCTTTTCGACCCGCAGGCAATAGCAAATCAGATCCGGCATGAACATGAGTATACAACAATGCGCTATCGGGCGCGATCCGGCGGGGTCAACCGCCCGACCGCCGGGCTATCCCGCGGATAGGGCTATCCTCCGGAAAGCTTGGCCTTTACGATCTCGCTCACCAGCTTCCCGTCCGCCTTCCCCTGGGTCTGCGGCCGCACGATGGCCATCACGGCGCCCATGTCCTTGGGCGAAGACGCTCCCGCTTGGGCGATGGCCGCCGCGACCAGGCTTTCGATTTCCGCTTTCTCCATCT contains the following coding sequences:
- a CDS encoding tetratricopeptide repeat protein — encoded protein: MINLKKMKAAIRCATLCLFATLAAVAPARAQAGAAPADTSQAPKDPLALGNKLYEKGDYLAAAEQYRLVALKGKISINRAFAWFNLGNCHVQTKAYNKAIVAYRRSLEEAPTFTRAWLTLGDVYAFMGAVGDAFPCYRRALEIDGPNMRAYQMLGELSLQAGDVPEALQNFDAALKIDPDQADIYLAMAEANARIRDYEAAEKVMEDALLIIPLPGADLYFYLGQLYELGGNDRKAVRAYEDGLVIDPKRSEYYMRIAALHEKKGDDFLALLALENAVKAGIKKPEIRLKRGTLFFAQGRYDRALEEFKAAYALGSLQGRSGVENVAAVYFNKGDHKKADEVLRGLGD
- a CDS encoding (2Fe-2S)-binding protein, coding for MFMPDLICYCLRVEKPAIVAAIEAGCSTVDDLSARLRVCTGCGGCRPDLEDLLRFYGEDRFPGGAPAASALNTMPASKTTPAIDIRPPLK
- a CDS encoding DUF3450 family protein, yielding MPIRALLSVCVLCLFLIPARAQETLTSVQRELDRVDKEIEREKELHKSERKRATDFEAEKAAKLKALQEQLRATGGRIDSLKRQQERARQQKASFKAQSTQYQSRQKEFLKAFAKQTRDLAATVRKDFPYDREKRAADLEDLAAALDNGTVGVEEGLNRFFTLSQANLDFAYETEVYRGSYRSADGSDKEGSFVRLGAALLAFAGDDGKTAAWLAKADTGYVWHEADVSPEIRDNIFTAMKVAQGKVAPQLVSLPFQAPKLVEGGK
- a CDS encoding biopolymer transporter ExbD is translated as MIDMLFFLLVFFVLTSSFTRETGIDINKPKASSSKSLPRQPLLIGVTKEGAIHVNESPVSLKALGSVLKHYMSEDPDRAVVIVADRDASISKAVDVLDECNLANVKKVSISSLKE
- a CDS encoding TonB family protein, with the translated sequence MRLMRAFEKSIILVAAVAVNLGLYLLVPYIQVLIQKHANAPKSAHQVVTELSFSQPPTEKLVKHEIKEIKLASLDPPQPNPARPSTPGGGLKIDLSPAGGEGLALVSGGSRTGAIGSSMDAGQGPGMAAMTYEMGQTDTDAKIVGADPSPAYPPRAAREGVTGIVDVTFVVNELGRVEQIMVVKEEPNGYGFAAAAIAQARSLQFKPATLQKMAVRQRFKRRYTFDQP
- a CDS encoding MotA/TolQ/ExbB proton channel family protein, with the protein product MNDALRQTVFDVWRIIAQGGWIMGAIFLAGQVGWFLILERWWTFRKLDGKPLRFLGGAGKSQIGAAQAGTAEAARAKGLFGQVARSISDARPFGQEAMVLRAKEALHGTIPELSRHLGTLAVLAGAAPLLGLAGTVMGIMETFRVITLYGAGNPSMMAGGIAQALMVTEAGLVVAFPMLICHDHLQKRADAIEDECVAGATKLIRIWSAHGPDHGLSEGSIA
- a CDS encoding DUF3450 family protein, with the translated sequence MKAATGLKLSLAALMIAAAPLRLRAQVSVNENADKIEALKDELEKARQLRDKVIAKRWEDKRGDMDAREKFNQSYDDLKNQLEVKNQEADRLHEEIQSLQKDAEEAEAQAENAKVQFLSLASQLSDRIGEMSNNVEKGFPAKVPERMQRFNQIRKAAESKREAPAEILSDLAGFYASEMALSREITLEKRDFTRADKSRGEGALLRIGLVASAYRDDKTGAAGLLLKDGGSGAINPYDWRENLPVEASSALAKNLEAMEKGATGAVAIPVDILPNQVQGKAYIQKEEKSFWKSLMHTVRTGGVFMWPLLIIPLFVLYMFFSKLFTVVRSRAGGVKAYGKAVDSLANSPEEALKLAREQPSSPILKVIGAVAANRNKDRELAEKDVKEVLLHEVPRLERHLTTLSVFAAAAPLLGLLGTVSGLIAMFQVITQHGVNDPKLLAGGIGEALIATETGLLIAIPTLLGHNFLANRVDRIVSDMEFYALKALNVVWPKG